One window of the Benincasa hispida cultivar B227 chromosome 3, ASM972705v1, whole genome shotgun sequence genome contains the following:
- the LOC120074673 gene encoding MLO-like protein 6 isoform X1, giving the protein MASLERTPTWAVATVCFLLILISISTEFLLHFLVKRFFSIKRRKSLRQALDNIKSELMLLGFVSLLLTVSEKGIANICIPKSLNKKFLPCRHSMNFNSSYFMEEPKCDSQGKASLLSRDGAKQVKYLIICLAFVHIFSSLLTYSLGIAKMRRWQSWEAKTRTLEYQFTTDPRRFQFARQTSFGKRHLKFWSDHHILRWPACFLRQFYESVSAADYLTLRHGFIAAHLGEGTSFDFQKYITRALDNDFSVVVGISWWVWVFSVIFIFFSAHGFHSYLWLPFIPLLMLLLVGTKLQGIMTEMCLDSHEKSHVVRGTLLVRPSDHYFWLGRPKLLLYFIHFIFFQNSFQLAFFSWAWLKFGLRSCFQREIGDLVIGVAVGVLVQFICGYVTLPLYALVAQMGSSMKKTVFTEGVVEGLRRWKGRAKKKVARRRRGRHDCDYNFSQSPPRVSVDAGVDSPPSFRLEAAPMSSVDYYGRLQGAGPNKHYNNNTCSAAVSVSGDEDKIKGKKPLDEAEADHKATSLVAFDWATKIHRNSSRHAM; this is encoded by the exons ATGGCGAGTCTGGAACGAACCCCCACATGGGCAGTGGCCACAGTCTGTTTTTTGTTGATTCTCATTTCAATTTCCACCGAATTTCTGCTTCACTTCCTTGTCAAACGG TTTTTCAGCATCAAGAGAAGGAAATCCCTCAGGCAGGCTCTTGACAATATCAAATCAG AATTGATGCTTTTGGGATTTGTATCGCTGTTATTGACGGTGAGCGAGAAAGGAATTGCTAACATTTGCATTCCTAAgagtttgaataaaaaatttctgCCCTGTCGTCACTCTATGAACTTCAATTCCAGTTACTTCATGGAAGAACCCAAGTGTGATTCACAG GGGAAAGCTTCATTGCTGTCTAGAGACGGTGCAAAGCAAGTTAAGTATTTGATAATTTGTTTAGCCTTTGTTCATATCTTCTCCAGTCTGCTGACCTACAGTCTTGGAATTGCCAAG ATGAGGCGATGGCAGTCTTGGGAAGCAAAAACAAGAACGTTGGAATATCAATTTACAACtg ATCCAAGAAGATTTCAATTTGCTCGTCAAACATCCTTTGGAAAGAGGCATCTCAAATTCTGGAGTGACCATCACATTCTTCGTTGGCCG GCCTGTTTTCTTAGACAATTTTATGAATCTGTCTCCGCAGCTGATTATCTCACTCTTAGACATGGTTTCATTGCG GCCCATCTTGGAGAAGGAACCAGCTTTGACTTCCAAAAGTACATAACAAGAGCTCTAGATAATGATTTCAGTGTGGTTGTGGGAATCAG TTGGTGGGTTTGGGTCTTTTCTGTGATCTTCATATTCTTCAGTGCACATG GGTTCCACAGCTATCTATGGCTTCCCTTTATTCCATTATTA ATGCTTTTGTTGGTTGGGACAAAGTTACAAGGCATCATGACAGAGATGTGTTTGGACAGCCATGAGAAGTCTCATGTCGTACGAGGAACTCTGCTTGTTAGGCCCAGTGACCATTATTTTTGGTTGGGCCGGCCCAAGTTGCTTCTCTATTTCATACACTTCATTTTCTTCCag AATTCTTTTCAATTAGCATTCTTTTCATGGGCGTGG TTGAAATTCGGGCTGAGATCGTGCTTTCAAAGAGAGATAGGAGATTTGGTAATAGGAGTTGCGGTGGGGGTGCTGGTGCAGTTCATTTGTGGTTATGTCACTCTGCCTCTCTATGCACTGGTTGCTCAG ATGGGAAGTTCGATGAAGAAAACGGTGTTCACGGAGGGGGTAGTTGAAGGGCTGAGAAGATGGAAAGGGAGAGCGAAGAAAAAGGTTGCTCGAAGGCGAAGAGGCCGCCATGACTGCGACTACAACTTCTCGCAGTCGCCACCGCGGGTATCGGTTGACGCCGGCGTTGATTCGCCGCCGTCTTTCAGACTTGAGGCGGCGCCAATGTCATCAGTGGATTATTATGGTCGTTTACAAGGGGCAGGACCCAATAAACATTATAATAATAACACTTGTTCGGCTGCTGTTTCAGTCAGTGGCGATGAGGATAAAATAAAAGGCAAAAAACCACTTGACGAAGCGGAAGCGGATCACAAGGCCACCTCATTGGTTGCCTTTGACTGGGCTACCAAAATACACCGTAATTCTTCAAGACATGCAAT GTAA
- the LOC120074673 gene encoding MLO-like protein 6 isoform X2 yields MASLERTPTWAVATVCFLLILISISTEFLLHFLVKRFFSIKRRKSLRQALDNIKSELMLLGFVSLLLTVSEKGIANICIPKSLNKKFLPCRHSMNFNSSYFMEEPKCDSQGKASLLSRDGAKQMRRWQSWEAKTRTLEYQFTTDPRRFQFARQTSFGKRHLKFWSDHHILRWPACFLRQFYESVSAADYLTLRHGFIAAHLGEGTSFDFQKYITRALDNDFSVVVGISWWVWVFSVIFIFFSAHGFHSYLWLPFIPLLMLLLVGTKLQGIMTEMCLDSHEKSHVVRGTLLVRPSDHYFWLGRPKLLLYFIHFIFFQNSFQLAFFSWAWLKFGLRSCFQREIGDLVIGVAVGVLVQFICGYVTLPLYALVAQMGSSMKKTVFTEGVVEGLRRWKGRAKKKVARRRRGRHDCDYNFSQSPPRVSVDAGVDSPPSFRLEAAPMSSVDYYGRLQGAGPNKHYNNNTCSAAVSVSGDEDKIKGKKPLDEAEADHKATSLVAFDWATKIHRNSSRHAM; encoded by the exons ATGGCGAGTCTGGAACGAACCCCCACATGGGCAGTGGCCACAGTCTGTTTTTTGTTGATTCTCATTTCAATTTCCACCGAATTTCTGCTTCACTTCCTTGTCAAACGG TTTTTCAGCATCAAGAGAAGGAAATCCCTCAGGCAGGCTCTTGACAATATCAAATCAG AATTGATGCTTTTGGGATTTGTATCGCTGTTATTGACGGTGAGCGAGAAAGGAATTGCTAACATTTGCATTCCTAAgagtttgaataaaaaatttctgCCCTGTCGTCACTCTATGAACTTCAATTCCAGTTACTTCATGGAAGAACCCAAGTGTGATTCACAG GGGAAAGCTTCATTGCTGTCTAGAGACGGTGCAAAGCAA ATGAGGCGATGGCAGTCTTGGGAAGCAAAAACAAGAACGTTGGAATATCAATTTACAACtg ATCCAAGAAGATTTCAATTTGCTCGTCAAACATCCTTTGGAAAGAGGCATCTCAAATTCTGGAGTGACCATCACATTCTTCGTTGGCCG GCCTGTTTTCTTAGACAATTTTATGAATCTGTCTCCGCAGCTGATTATCTCACTCTTAGACATGGTTTCATTGCG GCCCATCTTGGAGAAGGAACCAGCTTTGACTTCCAAAAGTACATAACAAGAGCTCTAGATAATGATTTCAGTGTGGTTGTGGGAATCAG TTGGTGGGTTTGGGTCTTTTCTGTGATCTTCATATTCTTCAGTGCACATG GGTTCCACAGCTATCTATGGCTTCCCTTTATTCCATTATTA ATGCTTTTGTTGGTTGGGACAAAGTTACAAGGCATCATGACAGAGATGTGTTTGGACAGCCATGAGAAGTCTCATGTCGTACGAGGAACTCTGCTTGTTAGGCCCAGTGACCATTATTTTTGGTTGGGCCGGCCCAAGTTGCTTCTCTATTTCATACACTTCATTTTCTTCCag AATTCTTTTCAATTAGCATTCTTTTCATGGGCGTGG TTGAAATTCGGGCTGAGATCGTGCTTTCAAAGAGAGATAGGAGATTTGGTAATAGGAGTTGCGGTGGGGGTGCTGGTGCAGTTCATTTGTGGTTATGTCACTCTGCCTCTCTATGCACTGGTTGCTCAG ATGGGAAGTTCGATGAAGAAAACGGTGTTCACGGAGGGGGTAGTTGAAGGGCTGAGAAGATGGAAAGGGAGAGCGAAGAAAAAGGTTGCTCGAAGGCGAAGAGGCCGCCATGACTGCGACTACAACTTCTCGCAGTCGCCACCGCGGGTATCGGTTGACGCCGGCGTTGATTCGCCGCCGTCTTTCAGACTTGAGGCGGCGCCAATGTCATCAGTGGATTATTATGGTCGTTTACAAGGGGCAGGACCCAATAAACATTATAATAATAACACTTGTTCGGCTGCTGTTTCAGTCAGTGGCGATGAGGATAAAATAAAAGGCAAAAAACCACTTGACGAAGCGGAAGCGGATCACAAGGCCACCTCATTGGTTGCCTTTGACTGGGCTACCAAAATACACCGTAATTCTTCAAGACATGCAATGTaa